Proteins encoded by one window of Shewanella avicenniae:
- a CDS encoding prepilin-type N-terminal cleavage/methylation domain-containing protein — protein sequence MQRKVTGFSLIELVIVIMILGLLAATAIPRFLNVADDAENASVEGVAGGLSTAVSFVRSQWEVDGRRNSSVILDGTRIALDPRFGFPTGLTNTSATTMTDQTCQQVFENVLQSAPKNVIYTADARDQRYTVRVLDSQGGSVTTLNGGSVNGIDLCVYHQVASLVIDQDTGIASPVPTMDTPNANGIVYNPATGQVTSFTN from the coding sequence ATGCAACGCAAGGTAACAGGTTTTTCGCTGATTGAGTTGGTGATCGTGATTATGATCCTCGGCTTATTGGCTGCCACCGCGATTCCGCGGTTTTTGAATGTGGCTGATGATGCCGAAAACGCAAGCGTTGAAGGTGTGGCTGGTGGTTTGTCTACTGCGGTGAGCTTTGTGCGTTCTCAGTGGGAAGTGGATGGTCGGCGAAATAGTTCGGTGATTTTGGATGGTACGCGGATCGCACTTGACCCACGTTTTGGTTTTCCGACGGGGTTGACTAACACCTCTGCGACCACCATGACCGACCAAACTTGTCAGCAAGTGTTTGAAAATGTGCTACAAAGCGCACCAAAAAATGTAATTTATACTGCAGATGCGCGTGACCAACGCTACACTGTGAGAGTACTGGATAGCCAAGGGGGAAGTGTCACTACGCTTAATGGCGGCTCAGTCAATGGTATTGATTTATGTGTGTATCATCAGGTTGCGTCATTAGTGATTGATCAGGACACAGGTATTGCCAGCCCAGTACCAACTATGGATACACCGAATGCGAACGGCATTGTGTACAACCCAGCGACGGGTCAGGTAACTAGCTTTACTAACTAA
- a CDS encoding type II secretion system protein has protein sequence MLKYQVFRCLRAFTLIELVVTILLLAIISVVVLPRFFGASSYSAFALRQEIIAELRRDQMLAFNNPDRCFRLNVDTVGYQLTHLTADCSGVIFNEPQQGFPRGAALTLADGRGVFSIGFDHLGRTTIGCAGDCLRVVADETLAIAIESQGYIHEG, from the coding sequence ATGCTCAAATATCAGGTTTTTAGATGTTTAAGAGCATTCACTCTCATCGAACTGGTCGTCACTATTCTGTTATTGGCGATCATTTCGGTGGTGGTATTACCCCGTTTCTTTGGGGCATCTTCCTACAGTGCCTTTGCCCTTCGGCAAGAGATCATCGCTGAGTTGCGCCGTGATCAAATGCTCGCCTTTAATAATCCTGATCGATGTTTTCGACTGAATGTTGATACAGTTGGCTATCAGCTCACGCATTTGACGGCAGATTGCAGCGGCGTCATTTTCAACGAGCCACAGCAAGGTTTTCCTCGTGGCGCAGCCCTGACGCTTGCTGACGGTAGGGGCGTATTCTCCATCGGGTTTGACCACTTAGGCCGCACCACCATAGGCTGTGCTGGAGATTGTTTGCGGGTGGTCGCCGATGAAACCCTCGCGATTGCCATTGAGTCGCAAGGATATATCCATGAGGGCTAA
- a CDS encoding prepilin-type N-terminal cleavage/methylation domain-containing protein has translation MQKQQGFTLIELVVVIIILGILAVVAAPKFINLQSDARASTLQGMKSAIDGANSMVYSKAVIQGSTSGDGTVDIAGTAATTDDVAVVNGYIAATRDALNAALDAQIGAANADPATDWIGTVSGTSVTIYQQGAPNSGQTCHVLYVASGGVGQRATATVVDTGC, from the coding sequence ATGCAAAAGCAACAAGGCTTTACCCTGATTGAATTAGTGGTAGTGATCATCATCTTAGGGATCCTTGCCGTGGTCGCAGCGCCTAAATTTATTAACCTGCAGAGCGATGCGCGAGCCTCAACGCTGCAAGGCATGAAATCAGCGATCGATGGTGCAAACTCGATGGTCTATTCCAAGGCGGTAATCCAAGGTTCTACATCAGGTGATGGTACAGTTGATATCGCTGGTACGGCAGCAACGACAGATGATGTCGCGGTTGTTAATGGCTATATCGCAGCGACTCGAGATGCACTAAATGCTGCTCTTGATGCCCAAATAGGCGCTGCGAATGCAGATCCTGCAACCGATTGGATTGGCACAGTTAGTGGGACCTCAGTTACTATTTACCAACAGGGCGCACCAAATAGTGGACAAACTTGCCATGTATTATATGTAGCTTCTGGTGGAGTTGGACAACGTGCTACAGCTACAGTAGTTGATACTGGCTGCTAA